A single Phyllopteryx taeniolatus isolate TA_2022b unplaced genomic scaffold, UOR_Ptae_1.2 contig_44, whole genome shotgun sequence DNA region contains:
- the LOC133473751 gene encoding mitochondrial 10-formyltetrahydrofolate dehydrogenase-like, with amino-acid sequence MSSVYFNKGENCIAAGRLFVEESIHDEFIGRVVKELKKLKIGDPLDRSTDHGPQNHKTHLDKLLEYCDVGIKEGATLVYGGKQVDRPGFFMEPTVFTDVEDHMFLAKEESFGPVMVVSKFKDGDVEGVLQRANDTEYGLASGVFTRDINKAMYVSEHLEAGTVFINTYNKTDVASPFGGFKQSGFGKDLGEDALMEYLKTKAVTVEY; translated from the exons ATGAGCTCTGTGTATTTCAACAAAGGGGAGAACTGCATTGCTGCTGGGCGTCTTTTTGTGGAGGAGTCAATTCATGATGAATTCATCGGCCGTGTG GTAAAAGAGTTAAAGAAGCTGAAGATTGGAGACCCGCTGGATCGATCCACAGACCATGGTCCACAGAACCATAAAACACACTTGGACAAGCTGCTGGAGTACTGTGATGTTGGAATAAAGGAAGGGGCCACATTGGTGTACGGCGGCAAACAAGTGGACCGGCCAG GTTTTTTCATGGAGCCCACTGTGTTCACTGATGTGGAGGACCACATGTTCCTTGCCAAAGAGGAGTCCTTTGGGCCTGTCATGGTTGTGTCCAAATTTAAAGATGG GGATGTGGAAGGAGTGCTGCAGCGAGCCAATGACACCGAGTATGGCTTGGCTTCAGGTGTGTTTACCCGTGACATAAACAAAGCCATGTATGTGAGCGAACACTTGGAGGCTGGAACAGTATTCATTAACACCTACAACAAGACCGATGTGGCGTCACCTTTCGGAGGATTCAAGCAGTCTGGCTTTGGCAAAGACCTCG GAGAAGATGCGCTCATGGAATACCTCAAGACCAAAGCAGTGACTGTGGAATATTGA